One Actinospica robiniae DSM 44927 genomic region harbors:
- a CDS encoding type II secretion system F family protein, whose product MTGANALAALCGIGVALGVLVLIRGVIGVSADRGPSALSLYAEKLRSGRMLVRIGYTAAAGIAATAFTGWVAGGILGALGAWVLPRFLGTDRAHAKELARIEAVAVYTELLRDTLSAAAGLEQSLIAAAPAAPPAIREQAAELAARISSGMRLPDALRLFALEVGDATCDLVVAALTLASANSSRNLADLLGTLAQAARDQASLRLRTAADRARTRTTVRAITATILGMITCLTIFAHSYLAPYGTPVGQLVLLAVAGVFALSFVWLARIARGPEPVRFLTRALHEEQR is encoded by the coding sequence GTGACCGGGGCGAACGCGCTGGCCGCGCTGTGCGGGATCGGCGTCGCGCTCGGCGTCCTGGTGCTGATCCGTGGCGTGATCGGCGTGTCGGCCGACCGCGGGCCCTCCGCGCTTTCGCTGTACGCGGAGAAGCTGCGCAGCGGCCGCATGCTCGTGCGCATCGGGTACACCGCCGCCGCGGGTATCGCGGCGACGGCCTTCACCGGCTGGGTGGCCGGCGGGATCCTCGGTGCGCTCGGCGCCTGGGTGCTGCCCCGGTTCCTGGGCACCGACCGCGCCCACGCGAAGGAGTTGGCGCGGATCGAGGCGGTGGCCGTCTACACCGAACTGCTGCGTGACACCCTCTCGGCGGCGGCCGGTCTCGAGCAGTCGCTGATCGCGGCCGCCCCCGCAGCGCCGCCGGCGATCCGCGAGCAGGCGGCCGAGCTGGCGGCCCGGATCTCCTCGGGGATGCGCCTGCCCGACGCCCTGCGGCTGTTCGCCCTCGAGGTCGGAGATGCCACGTGTGACCTGGTGGTCGCCGCGTTGACCCTCGCGTCGGCCAACTCCTCGCGCAATCTCGCCGACCTGCTCGGCACTCTCGCACAAGCCGCACGCGACCAGGCGTCGCTGCGGCTGCGCACCGCCGCCGACCGCGCGCGTACCCGCACGACCGTGCGTGCGATCACCGCGACGATCCTCGGGATGATCACCTGCCTGACGATCTTCGCTCACTCCTACCTTGCGCCCTACGGCACGCCCGTCGGACAGCTGGTGCTGCTCGCGGTCGCCGGAGTCTTCGCGCTCTCGTTCGTGTGGCTCGCCCGCATCGCCCGTGGTCCTGAGCCGGTGCGGTTCCTGACCCGCGCCCTCCACGAGGAGCAGCGCTGA
- a CDS encoding type II secretion system F family protein: MILPLLLGAGVGAGLTLIVYGLRPPKPSLAADMASQRAVAGPARILTQADGGWAARFGSPLARLLEGTSLPGVKVTRDLAVLERSVAAHLAEKCAGALAGLLVPSVFTLVLTVAGIRLPWIAALWFALVCAGAAFLVPDYDVKAKAQTRRVEVRHALSAFLDLTVVTLSGGAGVESALTQAADTGEGWAMTQIRRAITAAETLRVPAAETLGQLGEELDVPALGELSASLTLAGTEGARVRASLAAKAASLRAHALSEADAASQSATERLSLPTMLMVLGFLCFLGYPAMAHIAAAM, translated from the coding sequence ATGATCCTGCCGCTGCTTCTCGGCGCCGGAGTCGGCGCCGGTCTCACCCTCATCGTCTACGGGCTGCGCCCACCGAAGCCGTCCCTGGCCGCCGATATGGCCTCACAGCGCGCGGTCGCCGGGCCGGCCCGCATCCTGACCCAGGCCGACGGCGGCTGGGCCGCGCGATTCGGCTCTCCCCTGGCCCGGTTGCTCGAGGGCACCAGCCTGCCCGGTGTGAAGGTCACGCGAGACCTCGCTGTGCTCGAGCGGTCCGTGGCAGCGCACCTGGCGGAGAAGTGCGCCGGCGCTCTGGCCGGGCTGCTGGTACCGAGCGTTTTCACGCTCGTGCTCACGGTCGCGGGAATCCGGCTGCCGTGGATCGCCGCGCTGTGGTTCGCGCTGGTGTGCGCGGGCGCGGCGTTCCTCGTCCCGGACTACGACGTCAAAGCCAAAGCGCAGACCCGCCGCGTCGAGGTGCGCCACGCCCTCTCAGCGTTCCTGGACCTGACCGTCGTCACGCTCTCCGGCGGCGCCGGTGTCGAATCCGCGCTCACCCAGGCCGCTGACACCGGCGAGGGCTGGGCGATGACCCAGATCCGCCGCGCCATCACGGCCGCCGAAACCCTGCGCGTCCCCGCCGCCGAAACCCTCGGCCAGCTCGGCGAGGAGCTCGACGTGCCGGCCCTCGGCGAACTCTCGGCCTCCCTGACCCTCGCCGGCACCGAAGGCGCACGGGTGCGCGCGAGCCTCGCAGCCAAGGCCGCCTCGCTGCGCGCCCACGCTCTCTCGGAAGCCGACGCCGCCTCGCAGTCCGCCACCGAGCGACTGTCGCTGCCGACCATGCTCATGGTCCTGGGCTTCCTGTGCTTCCTCGGCTACCCGGCGATGGCCCACATCGCCGCTGCCATGTGA
- a CDS encoding MarR family transcriptional regulator produces the protein MPASPSVTMTPSMTALLDALSAQNGASVTELAKRASLGRSTTARVLAVLEKKGLARRERTERVPDLWFAAHVAASANDESVEPTSASHAAPDEGSDYAEPACESVPQNTDPSTQEGQRQPEEETEPDPSPAAPNEDGGERVPQEAEGPGSPTPEVGGEQPEQAVENDQGEQAPESADEPDVPVEDGGEPAVPEVPGAAASGTDAPRLAKGGLRALVVAHLCAHPAEDFTASKLGRVLGKSSGAISNALDTLVKLGQAEMTCEKPRAFRHLDDAGS, from the coding sequence ATGCCCGCATCCCCATCCGTCACCATGACCCCGTCGATGACCGCGCTGCTTGACGCACTGTCCGCCCAGAATGGCGCCAGCGTCACCGAACTGGCTAAGCGCGCCAGCCTCGGCCGCTCCACCACCGCCCGCGTCCTGGCCGTCCTCGAGAAGAAGGGTCTCGCCCGGCGCGAGCGCACCGAACGCGTGCCCGATCTGTGGTTCGCCGCGCACGTCGCAGCATCCGCAAACGACGAGTCCGTCGAGCCCACCAGCGCGAGCCACGCCGCGCCGGACGAAGGATCCGACTACGCCGAGCCTGCATGCGAGTCAGTGCCACAGAACACAGACCCCAGCACTCAGGAGGGCCAGCGACAGCCCGAGGAGGAGACCGAACCGGATCCCTCGCCCGCCGCTCCGAACGAGGACGGGGGTGAGCGCGTGCCGCAGGAAGCCGAGGGGCCCGGATCCCCGACCCCGGAAGTCGGCGGCGAGCAGCCCGAACAGGCCGTCGAGAACGACCAGGGCGAGCAGGCACCCGAATCCGCCGACGAGCCGGACGTGCCGGTCGAGGACGGAGGCGAGCCTGCGGTGCCGGAGGTCCCTGGCGCGGCAGCGTCCGGGACGGATGCGCCGCGCCTGGCCAAGGGCGGACTGCGAGCCTTGGTGGTCGCCCACCTTTGCGCGCACCCTGCCGAGGATTTCACCGCCTCGAAGCTCGGGCGGGTGCTGGGGAAGTCGAGCGGCGCAATCTCCAACGCCCTCGACACCCTCGTCAAGCTCGGGCAAGCGGAGATGACCTGCGAGAAGCCGCGCGCTTTCCGCCACCTCGATGACGCAGGATCCTGA
- a CDS encoding LysM peptidoglycan-binding domain-containing protein, which translates to MNTLIQGLRRLAKAFAGLVALGALLAGLPYVLVRFVGWPLPHTAPSISGIGNALTSPPPADMYIDVLSCLLWLCWLTLALSFTIELSYTLRRLHAPTIPGLGPGQFLAAALITAIGLGAAAARPATAAVTASPLPTSTPAAVAPVHPGPTATSAEDTDTATAGTPQTTVTIRPGDTLYRIAESKLGNGKDWPLIYQENKGRPQPDGARLSNPDLILPGWRIQIEPKGSASSNTPKSKSNSPEPAPTTAKAAPHAATTATTPASPTPAHTEPTPTIPAPAPSSNQAIPPVRHLSDVSRPAAPALRDVPSVTRIDLADGGAIAGSLLLALLGALALVRRHRRRFASPFWPIGAAALVRDELPPALRPSLPATSETDDDGLDDFGAPTDPTEQSADPSAALPEAESSTFPSAETPGSLESVSAEPDANDAEMQPYEALDASFAQAIAIAHTATGEITLDQLPGGMGLTGPGALGLARAIAAAVLTDGAADNRLERPRLIIGRDDLALLLEDDPAHIQQYCDGVAEFDVTPDLPAALALLEEHLAYRTRLLEDYDCPDLDELAEQHGDLEPHPPLILLGIARQNDDTRLAATAAAGTALRAHLVLLGAHPTHPTWHIASDSAITGGSDPRVPGEACAFDLPALALRQCLALLAVAAGSGLRDQPGLEEPDPSGSLAIPLGLGEYGDPETEAAEPECHALPLADSTAEDTAAEKEHQAPSVTSAPAAAAQTSPAALPTPLDLAAIEHPAPPQQPPAADVEPVSAQSEEGAVTALLEAFNTAIVRVRVLGPLVIEDANGPITTGLRANSRRLAARLAVHHRRGQSGEELAALWPDLSGKELSETRKTAMAYLRGPLRKATGATSAQFVLDTAGRYRLDPKLVGVDLALFDRLRTLASRTTDPLERAAAAEAALQLCDGELLTGNDEAWIEAARAGVRRDALATAALLAQLATDNGDLETALGWWEKARVIDDNEEVYRQIMKTQAALGRRVEIIATRDLLITKLEAIGEYLTPQTEQLLGELLRERPRARTGSTPHQRGEGREHEHQLVGGARAS; encoded by the coding sequence GTGAACACACTGATACAAGGCCTCCGCCGACTGGCCAAAGCCTTTGCCGGCCTCGTGGCGCTCGGCGCGCTGCTCGCCGGCCTGCCGTACGTGCTGGTGCGCTTCGTCGGCTGGCCCCTGCCGCACACCGCGCCCTCGATCTCCGGCATCGGGAACGCACTGACCAGTCCACCGCCTGCGGACATGTACATCGACGTGCTCAGCTGTCTGCTGTGGCTGTGCTGGCTGACGCTCGCGCTCTCCTTCACCATTGAGCTCTCTTACACGCTGCGGCGGCTCCACGCGCCCACCATCCCGGGACTCGGACCAGGGCAGTTCCTGGCCGCCGCCCTGATCACTGCCATCGGCCTGGGCGCCGCCGCCGCGAGACCGGCGACGGCCGCGGTTACCGCGAGTCCGCTGCCCACCAGTACCCCCGCGGCCGTCGCGCCCGTGCACCCCGGCCCCACTGCCACGTCCGCCGAGGACACCGACACCGCGACGGCCGGCACACCACAGACCACCGTCACCATCCGGCCCGGCGACACCCTTTACCGCATCGCCGAAAGCAAGTTGGGCAACGGCAAGGACTGGCCCCTGATCTACCAGGAAAACAAGGGGCGCCCACAGCCCGACGGCGCACGGCTCAGCAATCCCGACCTCATCCTCCCGGGCTGGCGGATCCAGATCGAACCCAAGGGCTCTGCATCGAGCAACACACCGAAGTCGAAATCAAACTCGCCTGAGCCAGCTCCGACGACAGCAAAAGCCGCACCTCACGCAGCCACCACAGCCACCACCCCCGCCAGCCCGACTCCAGCACACACGGAACCGACGCCCACAATCCCGGCTCCGGCACCCAGCTCCAACCAGGCAATCCCACCGGTACGTCACCTGTCCGACGTTTCCCGGCCAGCGGCTCCCGCGCTGCGTGACGTTCCCAGCGTGACGCGTATCGATCTGGCCGACGGCGGGGCGATCGCAGGTTCCCTGCTGCTCGCATTGCTCGGCGCGCTCGCCCTGGTCAGGCGTCACAGGCGCCGGTTCGCGAGCCCGTTCTGGCCGATCGGCGCCGCCGCCCTCGTGCGCGACGAACTGCCACCGGCGCTGCGACCCTCGCTGCCCGCCACCTCTGAAACCGACGATGACGGGCTCGACGATTTCGGTGCCCCAACCGATCCGACCGAGCAGTCCGCCGATCCCAGCGCGGCGCTGCCCGAGGCTGAGTCCTCGACGTTCCCCTCTGCCGAGACCCCCGGTTCGCTCGAGTCCGTGTCCGCCGAGCCCGACGCCAACGACGCCGAAATGCAGCCGTATGAGGCTCTCGATGCGTCCTTCGCGCAGGCGATCGCCATCGCCCACACCGCGACCGGGGAAATCACCCTCGACCAGTTGCCCGGCGGCATGGGGCTCACCGGCCCCGGCGCCCTCGGCCTGGCCCGTGCGATCGCCGCAGCGGTGCTGACCGACGGCGCCGCCGACAATCGCCTCGAACGCCCCCGGCTGATCATCGGGCGCGATGATCTCGCGCTCCTCCTCGAAGACGACCCCGCCCACATCCAGCAGTACTGCGACGGCGTCGCCGAGTTCGATGTCACCCCGGACCTGCCCGCCGCGCTCGCGCTGCTCGAGGAACACCTCGCCTACCGCACGCGCCTGCTCGAAGACTACGACTGCCCGGACCTGGACGAGCTCGCCGAACAGCACGGCGACCTCGAACCGCACCCGCCGCTGATCCTGCTGGGCATCGCCCGGCAAAACGACGACACCCGCCTCGCAGCCACCGCAGCGGCCGGAACCGCGCTGCGCGCCCACCTGGTCCTCCTCGGCGCTCACCCCACTCACCCGACCTGGCACATCGCCAGCGACAGCGCGATCACCGGTGGGAGCGATCCGCGTGTGCCTGGGGAAGCATGTGCCTTCGATCTTCCGGCCCTGGCACTGCGCCAGTGCCTCGCTCTGTTGGCGGTCGCCGCCGGATCTGGGCTGCGCGATCAACCAGGCCTCGAGGAGCCGGACCCCTCGGGCTCGCTTGCGATCCCGCTCGGCCTCGGCGAGTACGGCGACCCGGAGACCGAAGCGGCAGAACCGGAATGCCACGCCCTCCCCCTGGCCGATTCCACAGCTGAAGACACGGCCGCCGAAAAGGAGCACCAGGCCCCGTCCGTGACCTCGGCGCCAGCAGCAGCCGCCCAGACCTCGCCTGCCGCCCTCCCCACACCGCTCGACCTCGCAGCAATCGAACACCCAGCCCCGCCCCAGCAGCCGCCGGCCGCCGACGTCGAACCCGTCAGTGCTCAGTCCGAGGAAGGCGCAGTCACCGCGCTCCTCGAGGCGTTCAACACCGCGATCGTGCGTGTGCGCGTGCTCGGGCCGCTGGTGATCGAAGACGCCAACGGCCCGATCACCACCGGCCTGCGCGCGAACTCCCGCCGTCTGGCCGCCCGCCTCGCCGTGCACCACCGGCGCGGCCAATCCGGCGAAGAACTCGCCGCGCTGTGGCCCGATCTGTCCGGCAAGGAACTCTCCGAGACCCGCAAGACCGCGATGGCGTACCTGCGCGGCCCGCTGCGCAAAGCCACTGGCGCCACCAGCGCCCAGTTCGTGCTCGACACCGCCGGCCGCTACCGACTCGACCCGAAGCTCGTCGGCGTCGACCTCGCACTGTTCGACCGGCTGCGCACCCTCGCCTCGCGCACCACCGACCCGCTCGAACGCGCCGCCGCCGCCGAAGCCGCCCTGCAACTGTGCGATGGCGAACTACTGACCGGCAACGACGAGGCGTGGATCGAAGCCGCCCGCGCCGGAGTACGGCGCGACGCCCTGGCCACCGCCGCACTCCTGGCCCAGCTCGCCACCGACAACGGCGACCTCGAGACGGCTCTGGGCTGGTGGGAGAAGGCCCGCGTCATCGACGACAACGAAGAGGTCTACCGCCAGATCATGAAGACCCAGGCCGCGCTCGGGCGGCGCGTCGAAATCATCGCCACTCGCGACCTGCTCATCACGAAACTCGAAGCCATCGGCGAATACCTCACGCCCCAGACCGAACAACTGCTGGGCGAACTGCTGCGCGAGCGACCTCGGGCCAGAACGGGAAGCACACCGCACCAGCGCGGCGAAGGACGCGAGCACGAGCACCAGCTTGTCGGCGGCGCGCGCGCCTCCTAG
- a CDS encoding DUF317 domain-containing protein produces the protein MTPAFPIPAPLLVPPYAAGGGIPAPALEAARAAGWTRSEDEASTVTLTSPDGRCHLEFGPETERYLQDADRLWVAEYRPEPGGERGWAAHFGDDVPAEAIAAFIRVLTDPAGIRGAHPGHLAGAAYDGAQAVFAACEARGWTRAVRTATYTGAHGVLHLVYSAAPPEIPGQFLAVGPHYRASFPDGLHRREWEALFTTQVPGEAITAFLDALTDPAGLDPDRDA, from the coding sequence ATGACCCCTGCGTTCCCCATTCCTGCGCCCTTGCTCGTTCCGCCGTACGCGGCGGGCGGCGGGATACCCGCCCCGGCTCTCGAAGCAGCGCGCGCCGCCGGATGGACGAGGTCCGAGGACGAGGCCTCCACCGTGACCCTGACGTCCCCGGACGGGCGCTGCCATCTGGAGTTCGGGCCGGAGACCGAGCGCTACCTGCAGGATGCCGACCGGCTGTGGGTCGCCGAGTACCGACCCGAACCCGGAGGGGAACGCGGATGGGCCGCGCACTTCGGCGACGACGTCCCCGCCGAGGCGATCGCCGCGTTCATCCGCGTCCTGACCGATCCGGCAGGCATCCGCGGCGCTCACCCCGGCCACCTCGCCGGCGCTGCCTACGACGGGGCGCAGGCGGTGTTCGCCGCCTGCGAGGCGCGCGGCTGGACGCGGGCGGTGCGCACCGCGACCTACACCGGCGCCCACGGCGTGCTGCACCTCGTCTACAGCGCTGCCCCGCCCGAGATCCCGGGCCAGTTCCTTGCCGTCGGCCCGCACTACCGCGCCAGCTTCCCCGACGGCCTTCACCGGCGGGAGTGGGAGGCGCTCTTCACCACCCAGGTGCCCGGCGAGGCGATCACCGCGTTCCTCGACGCGCTGACCGACCCCGCCGGACTCGACCCCGACCGCGATGCGTAG
- a CDS encoding TadE/TadG family type IV pilus assembly protein — translation MTPEAPRHRRPTAAGPLARLRTRCGHPEHGSAALELVIIAPVLILLLLFMVAVGRVVDARERVQDAAHSAARAATLATNATQAEQDAEQTATQALASAGVTCSPMNVTADVGALTPGSTITVTVTCRVSTTGIRGLDLPTTVTSTFRSVVDRYTGIGS, via the coding sequence GTGACCCCGGAAGCCCCCAGACACCGACGTCCTACCGCCGCAGGCCCGCTGGCTCGGCTCCGCACGCGATGCGGGCACCCCGAGCACGGTTCAGCCGCACTCGAACTCGTCATCATCGCCCCCGTGCTGATCCTCCTCCTGCTGTTCATGGTCGCGGTCGGACGCGTCGTCGACGCCCGCGAACGCGTCCAGGACGCAGCGCACTCCGCCGCACGGGCAGCGACACTGGCGACCAACGCCACCCAGGCCGAACAAGACGCCGAACAGACCGCCACCCAGGCACTCGCCAGCGCCGGAGTCACCTGCAGCCCGATGAACGTCACCGCCGACGTCGGGGCGCTAACCCCTGGCTCGACGATCACCGTCACCGTCACCTGCCGCGTCTCGACCACCGGCATACGAGGCCTCGACCTGCCGACCACCGTCACCTCGACCTTCCGCTCCGTCGTCGACCGCTACACCGGGATCGGATCGTGA
- a CDS encoding TadE family protein, whose translation MHGRLRHALRRTRPALTARYLVLRRDHERGSSAVELVIAVPVLLLLIFGIIQFTIVWHAEQVAQAAASQALAAARIQGGSKAAGQAQAEQILDQVAAGSLPTRTVSVQRGAEQVQVEVAGTAESILPFITLHVHAEAVGPVERTTSP comes from the coding sequence GTGCACGGCCGACTCCGCCATGCGCTCCGCCGCACGCGACCCGCGCTTACCGCGCGTTATCTAGTACTGCGCCGCGACCACGAGCGTGGCTCGAGCGCGGTCGAGCTGGTCATCGCTGTGCCAGTCCTGCTCCTGCTCATCTTCGGCATCATCCAGTTCACCATCGTCTGGCACGCCGAGCAGGTCGCGCAGGCCGCAGCCTCCCAAGCCCTTGCCGCGGCCCGCATTCAAGGCGGCAGCAAGGCAGCCGGTCAGGCCCAAGCCGAACAGATCCTCGACCAGGTAGCCGCCGGGTCACTGCCCACGCGCACCGTCTCGGTCCAGCGCGGCGCTGAACAGGTACAGGTCGAAGTGGCCGGCACCGCAGAGTCGATCCTGCCGTTCATCACCCTGCACGTACACGCCGAGGCAGTTGGGCCCGTGGAAAGGACGACGAGCCCGTGA